Proteins encoded by one window of uncultured Draconibacterium sp.:
- a CDS encoding T9SS type A sorting domain-containing protein, with protein sequence MKKTLLLTYIIFLIGLKNIEAQTPEALIETPVPSNSCSNLSVQFNGYATASAIGTSFTFDGGTLPSGWSSTAYSVGQPCYDATGDTPDHSNYFWASDVSGARYVKTNNLDVSLGGSIQFLLRFGDDDPEPGCEHADNGEGVYLQYSTNNGSTWNNIQYYDPGSYYRWTSLSMDIPEAAKTTSTTFRWIQTTSSGVGFDNWGLEDVVVTVLQDVPIDSYSWDFGDGTTATTQNATHSYAASGTYNVTFTITAGGATDVETLTYTILPNGVPTFNNISDVVIPMNGSQNVTFSGINDGDACLTQTISVSATSSNASLLPSPTVSYTSQNSSGTLNLNPVSNSVGNSTVTVTIDDNGTYTGGVSSKKTAQKTFNVYVNDIPTDPGAFTSPTDNKLNIDYNYDIAWGSSTDQTAIVTYYLEYSRNSGAWTTIASGTSSTSFSSWGGHRSDSYIGQSVQFRVRSYDGTYYSGYTYSPTFTIIENSPPVAVNDGPYGANTGGTGSGNVLSNDTDLDGDDLDVVTVPTLTHGSFSSFNLETGAFVYSAPTNWVGSFSFNYSVTDGIAQDIGTATISVADTIVPVVLTADKTLYLDASGAATIATADINNGSTDNIGIIGLALDVSSFDCSNVGTNTITLTASDAAGNFNSATAEVTVVDTVSPVAACKPVTIYLDEFGQGTISKDSIDNGSSDACGILSFDTDTTSFDCSDVSETNPVILTVTDVNNNVSTCKTEVTVIDTVSPVAVCKPVTVYLDEFGQGTIAEDSIDNGSSDACGILSFDTDTTSFDCSDVSETNPVTLTVTDANGNWSTCSTEVTVIDTVSPAALCKPVTVYLDELGQGSIAEDSIDNGSTDACGILSIETDVTSFSCSDVSESNIVELTVTDVNGNSSTCSSEVTVIDTVVPVVYCKDTILYLGEDGVEYLGSSDLDIGSSDACGIASVELSQSKFVGVDVGVNQIEMTVTDVNGNSSVCISTVTVRDTIDPEVSCKSFGIVLDEDGFTHIYPDFAVKDYYDAGGIASSFVDKIRFSCYNLGENTVTVTVQDYGGNTASCISTFTIFDGHGPDVLCKDLEVSLNAQGLAVVEPEMVDAGSSDVCGIASMSLSQSEFTRADMGKNDVTFYVTDVGGNTDSCTTTITVNDKKAPKVTCNEIEIELMSGSYMLTGEDISALAAGSSDNATPFDSLIIEANPSVFTCEQIGDSVNVEVSVIDDAGNSSTCETKVYVGFILETEVADVEVSLDSGRCETAIDYPAIFTEESCANLTLIDGLGADGIFPAGITEETWEVVLGGESDTVSFNVIVSSENLMPTLNATADTTVMEDEMFVVELTGIGDGGDCIAQDLEVSAESLNKELIETIEVYYEAGSSVAELSIAFVANQSGVAEVVVAVEDEAGATVTDTFMVTVEAKNDAPILLAAIPDTSVMATYTLDLSISKTLGVLFDDTDDDNLVISVEPIDGVLPDWILITEDESMLNVECTPVVADTGCYEFVVSATDTSGATVADTFAVCVQPLPVGIGDFSQSIFEVAMYPNPSKGLVNIEIESASFGETEISVSNVAGAEVFRRNYVSGEKIQFDLSDNVSGIYLIRISQEGKHVIKKLVLDKN encoded by the coding sequence ATGAAAAAGACTTTGCTTTTAACATACATAATATTTTTAATTGGCCTTAAGAATATTGAAGCTCAAACTCCTGAAGCATTAATAGAGACACCTGTCCCAAGCAATTCGTGTAGTAATTTGTCTGTTCAGTTTAATGGCTATGCTACAGCATCTGCAATAGGAACTTCTTTTACTTTTGATGGCGGAACCTTGCCATCTGGCTGGAGTTCAACTGCTTATTCGGTTGGTCAGCCTTGTTATGACGCAACAGGAGATACTCCTGATCATTCAAACTATTTCTGGGCCTCTGACGTGTCAGGAGCACGATATGTAAAAACGAATAACCTTGATGTTTCGCTGGGTGGTTCAATACAGTTCTTATTGCGATTCGGAGATGATGACCCGGAGCCGGGATGTGAGCATGCAGATAACGGGGAAGGTGTCTACCTTCAGTATTCAACAAATAATGGATCTACCTGGAATAACATTCAATATTACGATCCAGGCTCATATTATAGATGGACAAGTTTGTCAATGGATATTCCCGAAGCGGCAAAAACAACCAGCACAACTTTTAGATGGATCCAAACTACCAGTAGTGGAGTTGGATTTGATAATTGGGGACTGGAGGATGTAGTCGTAACAGTTCTTCAGGATGTTCCAATTGATTCATATAGTTGGGATTTTGGTGACGGGACGACAGCAACTACCCAAAATGCTACACATTCTTATGCAGCGAGTGGTACTTATAATGTTACTTTTACTATTACCGCAGGAGGCGCCACTGATGTGGAAACCTTGACATATACTATTTTGCCAAACGGAGTGCCAACCTTTAATAACATTAGCGATGTGGTAATTCCAATGAATGGTTCACAGAATGTTACTTTTAGTGGAATAAATGATGGAGATGCCTGTCTAACACAAACTATCTCTGTTTCTGCAACAAGCAGCAATGCGTCTCTGCTTCCATCGCCAACAGTTTCATACACGTCTCAAAACTCATCCGGAACATTAAATTTAAATCCGGTATCAAATTCTGTTGGAAATTCAACGGTAACGGTTACAATTGACGATAATGGTACTTATACTGGTGGAGTTTCTTCGAAGAAAACAGCTCAAAAAACATTTAATGTTTATGTCAACGATATTCCAACAGATCCGGGAGCTTTTACCTCCCCAACAGATAACAAATTAAATATCGACTATAATTACGATATTGCATGGGGAAGTTCAACCGATCAAACGGCAATTGTTACATATTATCTTGAATACTCCAGGAATAGTGGGGCATGGACTACAATAGCAAGTGGAACGAGTTCCACATCTTTCAGTAGTTGGGGAGGACACAGAAGTGATTCTTACATAGGACAAAGTGTTCAGTTTAGAGTACGTTCTTACGATGGGACATATTATTCCGGGTACACATACTCTCCAACTTTCACAATCATTGAAAACTCTCCTCCTGTAGCTGTTAATGATGGGCCATATGGTGCTAATACCGGTGGAACAGGTTCTGGAAACGTTCTTAGCAATGATACAGATCTTGACGGAGACGATTTGGACGTTGTAACGGTTCCAACTTTGACGCATGGAAGCTTTTCTTCTTTTAACCTTGAAACAGGGGCATTCGTTTATTCAGCGCCAACAAATTGGGTTGGCAGCTTCAGCTTCAACTATTCCGTTACTGATGGAATCGCTCAGGATATTGGCACTGCAACCATTTCGGTTGCGGATACCATTGTTCCTGTCGTTTTAACGGCCGATAAAACACTTTATCTTGACGCTAGTGGCGCAGCCACGATTGCAACTGCTGATATTAACAATGGAAGTACAGATAATATTGGCATTATTGGTTTGGCTCTTGATGTAAGTAGTTTTGACTGTTCCAATGTTGGGACTAACACCATAACATTAACGGCAAGTGATGCGGCAGGCAACTTTAACTCAGCAACAGCTGAAGTAACCGTAGTCGACACCGTATCACCAGTTGCAGCTTGTAAACCGGTAACTATTTATCTGGATGAATTCGGCCAGGGTACTATCTCAAAAGACTCTATCGACAATGGCTCGTCAGATGCTTGTGGTATTTTAAGTTTTGATACTGATACAACCAGTTTTGACTGTTCCGATGTTTCAGAGACCAATCCGGTAATTTTAACCGTAACCGATGTAAATAATAACGTTTCAACTTGTAAAACAGAAGTAACCGTAATCGACACGGTATCACCAGTTGCTGTTTGTAAACCGGTAACAGTTTATCTCGATGAATTCGGTCAGGGTACTATCGCAGAAGACTCTATCGACAATGGCTCGTCTGATGCTTGTGGTATTTTAAGCTTTGATACAGATACAACAAGTTTTGACTGTTCCGATGTTTCAGAAACCAATCCTGTAACACTGACTGTAACCGATGCAAATGGCAATTGGTCGACTTGTAGTACAGAGGTAACAGTAATCGATACGGTTTCACCGGCAGCGTTATGCAAGCCTGTAACGGTTTATCTTGATGAATTAGGCCAAGGCTCAATTGCAGAAGATTCCATCGATAACGGATCAACTGATGCCTGCGGTATTCTGAGCATTGAAACCGATGTAACAAGTTTCAGCTGTTCTGATGTATCGGAAAGTAACATTGTGGAGCTAACCGTAACCGATGTAAATGGAAACAGCTCAACCTGCAGCTCCGAAGTTACTGTTATTGACACTGTGGTTCCAGTTGTTTATTGTAAAGACACTATATTATACCTGGGAGAAGACGGAGTTGAATACCTCGGTTCATCTGATTTGGACATAGGATCATCAGATGCTTGTGGCATTGCTTCAGTAGAGCTAAGTCAGTCGAAATTTGTTGGAGTAGATGTTGGTGTAAACCAGATTGAAATGACGGTAACCGATGTAAACGGTAATTCATCAGTATGCATTTCAACGGTTACGGTAAGAGACACAATAGATCCTGAGGTAAGTTGTAAGAGTTTTGGAATAGTTCTGGATGAGGATGGATTTACACATATTTACCCGGATTTTGCAGTTAAAGACTACTATGATGCCGGAGGGATAGCTTCCTCATTTGTCGATAAAATAAGGTTTAGTTGTTATAATCTTGGCGAAAACACTGTTACTGTAACCGTGCAAGATTACGGTGGCAATACAGCTAGTTGTATTTCAACTTTTACAATATTTGATGGGCATGGGCCGGATGTACTATGCAAGGATCTTGAAGTTTCATTAAATGCGCAGGGGTTGGCAGTTGTTGAACCGGAAATGGTTGATGCAGGCTCATCAGATGTTTGTGGAATAGCAAGTATGAGTCTTTCGCAAAGTGAATTTACAAGGGCCGATATGGGCAAAAACGATGTTACTTTCTATGTTACAGATGTTGGAGGAAATACCGACAGTTGTACCACAACAATAACAGTTAACGACAAAAAGGCACCAAAAGTGACTTGTAATGAGATTGAAATTGAACTGATGTCGGGAAGTTACATGTTAACAGGAGAGGACATTTCAGCACTTGCAGCCGGCAGTTCAGATAATGCAACACCTTTTGATAGCTTGATTATTGAAGCAAATCCATCGGTATTCACCTGCGAGCAGATAGGAGACTCTGTAAATGTGGAAGTATCGGTAATTGATGATGCGGGAAATTCAAGTACTTGCGAAACTAAAGTTTATGTAGGTTTTATTCTTGAAACCGAAGTTGCCGATGTTGAGGTAAGTCTGGATTCGGGCCGATGCGAAACAGCAATTGATTATCCGGCAATATTTACAGAAGAAAGCTGTGCGAATTTGACATTAATTGATGGTTTGGGAGCAGATGGCATTTTCCCTGCAGGAATAACAGAAGAAACCTGGGAAGTAGTGCTTGGTGGAGAATCCGATACAGTGTCATTTAACGTAATTGTAAGCAGCGAAAACCTAATGCCTACACTTAATGCCACGGCCGACACTACTGTGATGGAAGATGAAATGTTTGTTGTCGAACTCACCGGTATTGGTGATGGAGGCGACTGCATTGCGCAGGATCTTGAAGTAAGTGCTGAAAGCCTGAACAAGGAATTGATAGAAACAATCGAAGTATATTATGAAGCCGGGAGTTCTGTTGCTGAACTTAGCATCGCATTTGTTGCTAACCAGAGCGGGGTAGCAGAAGTAGTAGTAGCAGTGGAAGACGAAGCAGGAGCCACAGTAACAGATACTTTTATGGTAACAGTTGAAGCCAAAAACGATGCTCCGATCTTACTGGCAGCTATTCCTGATACCTCAGTAATGGCAACTTATACTTTAGATCTCAGCATCAGTAAAACATTGGGAGTGTTGTTTGATGATACTGATGATGATAACCTGGTAATTAGTGTCGAGCCAATTGACGGAGT
- a CDS encoding T9SS type A sorting domain-containing protein, producing the protein MKTFAHAFFTAILLLGCFFTAKSQTSVSTGYPSTTFIIGNSPVIIAPNLNVTASGTITNAKISIETIVSGDVLDVNVLSGYSESWNSTTKTLTISTTTGSGSASDYQTMLRTATFSTTSTNPTRRINFIMANVLALEVNSKEHLYELVYSSSAITWWDAKTAAESKTIITKTGETETGYLATITSQEENDFIASKVSENTWLGASDNYNYTPETNGSDEGKWYWVTGPEKDTQFWLGGPGGQSVSNSFEAWYDPYGTRMEPNDAYGSYGEDYMHMYGSGSQKGTWNDFYAGTVMNVHYYIVEYGGYPSSPTTIVASDYADVSINYKPGVSSYGASNISTTSATGNGYLSNLGYPNVSAYGFCWNTTGNPTTSDNKINLGSASTTGSFSGSITGLSPQTTYYVRAYATNSAGTSYGGNVSFTTEWAPYFTLCPSSAINAGTSSDGTGNCTTTVSYTAISSAYPAATYSYSYTGATIASSSSTGSGSAFNVGTTHVTVTASNKHGNATCEFDVVVIDNENPVVRTQDLTVYLDGDGAASVVPADIDNGSTDNCGIDSYSLDIEGFDCNDVGNPVTLELTVTDIHNNMASNTANVTVLDTISPTALCKNITVQLDENGTANIDSLAIDNGSSDNCSLASYVLDISSFSCSDVSETNPVTLTVTDANGNWSTCRTEVTVIDTVSPVALCKPVTVYLDELGQGSIAEDSIDNGSTDACGILSIETDVTSFSCSDVSETNIVELTVTDVNGNSSTCSSEVTVIDTVVPVVYCKDTILYLGEDGVEYLGSSDLDIGSSDACGIASVELSQSKFVGVDVGVNQIEMTVTDVNGNSSVCISTVTVRDTIDPEVSCKSFGIVLDEDGFTHIYPDFAVKDYYDAGGIASSFVDKIRFSCYNLGENTVTVTVQDYGGNTASCISTFTIFDGHGPDVLCKDLEVSLNAQGLAVVEPEMVDAGSSDVCGIASMSLSQSEFTRADMGKNDVTFYVTDVGGNTDSCTTTITVNDKKAPKVTCNEIEIELMSGSYMLTGEDISALAAGSSDNATPFDSLIIEANPSVFTCEQIGDSVNVEVSVIDDAGNSSTCETKVYVGFILETEVADVEVSLDSGRCETAIDYPAIFTEESCANLTLIDGLGADGIFPAGITEETWEVVLGGESDTVSFNVIVSSENLMPTLNATADTTVMEDEMFVIELTGIGDGGDCIAQDLEVSAESLNKELIETIEVYYEAGSSVAELSIAFVANQSGVAEVVVTVEDEAGATITDTFMVTVEAKNDAPILLAAIPDTSVMATYTLDLSISKTLGVLFDDTDDDNLVISVEPIDGVLPDWVAITEDESMLNVECTPEVADTGCYKFVVSATDTSGATVADTFAVCVQPLPVGIGDFSQSMFEVAMYPNPSKGLVNIEIESASFGETEISVSNVAGAEVFRRNYVSGEQVQLDLSENVSGIYLIRISQEGRHVIKKFVLDKN; encoded by the coding sequence ATGAAAACATTTGCCCATGCGTTTTTTACCGCCATTTTGCTTTTAGGGTGTTTTTTTACCGCTAAATCACAAACATCAGTTAGTACTGGTTACCCATCCACTACTTTTATAATTGGCAATAGTCCGGTTATCATTGCACCAAATTTAAATGTTACTGCATCTGGTACAATAACAAATGCAAAAATCTCAATAGAAACGATTGTTTCTGGAGATGTACTTGATGTTAACGTATTATCTGGTTATTCCGAATCCTGGAATTCTACAACGAAAACTTTAACCATTAGTACAACTACAGGATCTGGTTCTGCATCGGATTATCAAACTATGCTCAGAACTGCTACATTCTCAACAACAAGTACGAATCCTACCCGTAGAATTAATTTCATTATGGCCAATGTACTTGCCTTGGAAGTAAATTCAAAGGAACATTTGTATGAATTGGTTTATAGTTCATCTGCAATCACTTGGTGGGATGCAAAAACTGCAGCAGAATCAAAAACCATTATTACTAAAACAGGAGAAACTGAAACAGGATACCTGGCAACAATAACGTCACAGGAAGAAAATGATTTTATTGCATCGAAAGTTTCAGAAAATACATGGTTGGGAGCCAGTGACAATTATAACTACACACCTGAAACAAATGGCTCTGACGAAGGTAAATGGTATTGGGTCACCGGCCCGGAAAAAGATACTCAGTTTTGGCTTGGAGGGCCTGGTGGCCAATCTGTTAGTAATAGTTTTGAAGCCTGGTATGATCCTTATGGGACTAGAATGGAACCGAATGATGCATATGGAAGTTATGGAGAAGACTATATGCATATGTATGGTTCAGGAAGTCAGAAAGGAACCTGGAATGATTTTTATGCAGGTACTGTAATGAATGTTCATTATTATATTGTTGAATATGGAGGTTATCCTTCATCACCCACAACTATTGTGGCCAGCGACTATGCTGATGTTAGTATTAATTACAAGCCAGGCGTAAGTTCTTATGGAGCATCCAATATTTCAACGACCTCAGCTACGGGTAATGGATACCTTTCGAATTTAGGATATCCAAATGTGTCGGCTTATGGATTTTGTTGGAATACAACAGGTAACCCTACTACATCTGATAATAAAATAAACTTAGGAAGTGCATCTACCACAGGTTCATTTAGTGGGTCAATAACAGGCCTGTCACCTCAAACAACCTACTATGTGCGTGCTTATGCAACTAATTCTGCTGGAACCAGCTATGGTGGCAATGTAAGTTTTACAACCGAATGGGCGCCCTATTTTACTTTGTGTCCTTCCTCTGCAATTAATGCAGGGACTTCTTCAGATGGAACTGGAAATTGCACTACAACGGTATCATATACGGCAATATCAAGTGCATATCCAGCAGCAACTTATAGCTATTCCTATACGGGTGCTACTATTGCAAGTAGTTCTTCAACTGGTTCCGGTTCTGCTTTTAATGTTGGTACAACACATGTAACAGTTACTGCATCAAATAAACATGGCAACGCAACCTGCGAATTTGATGTTGTGGTTATTGACAATGAAAATCCCGTTGTCAGAACTCAGGATCTAACCGTATACCTGGATGGGGACGGTGCTGCCTCAGTTGTGCCCGCAGATATCGATAACGGCTCAACAGATAATTGTGGAATCGATTCTTATTCGCTTGATATCGAGGGATTTGATTGTAATGATGTTGGTAATCCCGTAACGTTAGAACTAACGGTCACCGATATTCATAACAATATGGCAAGCAATACAGCAAACGTAACAGTCTTGGATACAATTTCACCAACTGCACTTTGTAAGAATATCACTGTTCAGCTGGATGAAAACGGAACCGCAAACATTGATTCACTGGCCATTGATAATGGTTCGTCAGATAATTGCAGTTTGGCTTCATACGTGCTTGATATCAGTAGTTTCAGCTGTTCCGATGTTTCAGAAACCAATCCTGTAACACTGACTGTAACCGATGCAAATGGTAATTGGTCGACTTGTAGAACAGAGGTAACAGTAATCGATACGGTTTCACCTGTAGCGTTATGCAAGCCTGTAACGGTTTATCTTGATGAATTAGGCCAAGGCTCAATTGCAGAAGATTCCATCGATAACGGATCAACTGATGCCTGCGGTATTCTGAGCATTGAAACCGATGTAACAAGTTTCAGCTGTTCTGATGTATCGGAAACCAACATCGTGGAGCTAACCGTAACCGATGTAAATGGAAACAGCTCAACCTGCAGCTCCGAAGTTACTGTTATTGACACTGTGGTTCCAGTTGTTTATTGTAAAGACACTATATTATACCTGGGAGAAGACGGAGTTGAATACCTCGGTTCATCTGATTTGGACATAGGATCATCAGATGCTTGTGGCATTGCTTCAGTAGAGCTAAGTCAGTCGAAATTTGTTGGAGTAGATGTTGGTGTAAACCAGATTGAAATGACGGTAACCGATGTAAACGGTAATTCATCAGTATGCATTTCAACGGTTACGGTAAGAGACACAATAGATCCTGAGGTAAGTTGTAAGAGTTTTGGAATAGTTCTGGATGAGGATGGATTTACACATATTTACCCGGATTTTGCAGTTAAAGACTACTATGATGCCGGAGGGATAGCTTCCTCATTTGTCGATAAAATAAGGTTTAGTTGTTATAATCTTGGCGAAAACACTGTTACTGTAACCGTGCAAGATTACGGTGGCAATACAGCTAGTTGTATTTCAACTTTTACAATATTTGATGGGCATGGGCCGGATGTACTATGCAAGGATCTTGAAGTTTCATTAAATGCGCAGGGGTTGGCAGTTGTTGAACCGGAAATGGTTGATGCAGGCTCATCAGATGTTTGTGGAATAGCAAGTATGAGTCTTTCGCAAAGTGAATTTACAAGGGCCGATATGGGCAAAAACGATGTTACTTTCTATGTTACAGATGTTGGAGGAAATACCGACAGTTGTACCACAACAATAACAGTTAACGACAAAAAGGCACCAAAAGTGACTTGTAATGAGATTGAAATTGAACTGATGTCGGGAAGTTACATGTTAACAGGAGAGGACATTTCAGCACTTGCAGCCGGCAGTTCAGATAATGCAACACCTTTTGATAGCTTGATTATTGAAGCAAATCCATCGGTATTCACCTGCGAGCAGATAGGAGACTCTGTAAATGTGGAAGTATCGGTAATTGATGATGCGGGAAATTCAAGTACTTGCGAAACTAAAGTTTATGTAGGTTTTATTCTTGAAACCGAAGTTGCCGATGTTGAGGTAAGTCTGGATTCGGGCCGATGCGAAACAGCAATTGATTATCCGGCAATATTTACAGAAGAAAGCTGTGCGAATTTGACATTAATTGATGGTTTGGGAGCAGATGGCATTTTCCCTGCAGGAATAACAGAAGAAACCTGGGAAGTAGTGCTTGGTGGAGAATCCGATACAGTGTCATTTAACGTAATTGTAAGCAGCGAAAACCTAATGCCTACACTTAATGCCACGGCCGACACTACTGTGATGGAAGATGAAATGTTTGTTATCGAACTCACCGGTATTGGCGATGGAGGCGACTGCATTGCGCAGGATCTTGAAGTAAGTGCTGAAAGCCTGAACAAGGAATTGATAGAAACAATCGAAGTATATTATGAAGCCGGGAGTTCTGTTGCTGAACTTAGCATCGCATTTGTTGCTAACCAGAGTGGGGTAGCCGAAGTAGTGGTAACAGTTGAAGATGAAGCTGGAGCCACAATAACAGATACTTTTATGGTAACAGTTGAAGCCAAAAACGATGCTCCGATTTTACTGGCAGCTATTCCTGATACCTCAGTAATGGCCACTTATACTTTAGATCTCAGCATCAGTAAAACATTGGGAGTGTTGTTTGATGATACTGATGATGATAACCTGGTAATTAGTGTCGAGCCAATTGACGGAGTATTGCCAGATTGGGTAGCGATAACCGAAGATGAGTCGATGCTTAACGTAGAATGTACACCAGAGGTAGCCGATACAGGATGCTATAAATTCGTTGTATCTGCAACTGATACATCAGGAGCAACAGTAGCCGATACTTTTGCAGTATGTGTGCAGCCGCTGCCTGTTGGTATTGGCGATTTCAGTCAATCAATGTTTGAAGTTGCAATGTATCCAAACCCATCAAAAGGCCTTGTAAATATTGAAATAGAATCAGCCTCATTTGGAGAGACTGAAATTTCAGTTAGCAATGTTGCCGGAGCAGAAGTCTTCCGTCGCAATTATGTTTCCGGGGAACAGGTTCAGCTTGATCTTTCAGAGAATGTAAGTGGTATTTACCTGATAAGAATATCACAAGAAGGAAGACATGTAATAAAGAAATTCGTTCTTGATAAGAACTAA
- a CDS encoding AraC family transcriptional regulator, producing the protein MLKKEYVTFRIYAALFLTVFLVTVIQNVRAKDLQNNDIFAELKNLDREAFRESVVRLQDSLSRLSDVNNRRYYLNQLFDITAQKDEIAHIRLLVWKATASDSAYASFFNEAYRLAEKYNRIDDMCLVEYTRGRFYIARKQYDIAMMHILQYRDLTPESDKGEGYRNIINMLGDIYYYAGLNKKAQEIYEGLYQMYIEEDTWDFYRPYVMMNNLGQIALRTGNPDAALNWFKKSLATAEAHLHTSYRNNTMAYTKIKMAETLLKTNNRGNAEKLLEEVAASPQETIQEDVRQEYLYVKAQLVLMQQKFDEAQKLAELLTPGDTLRFASYRFIPEVYKLQAEINYQKGNYQKALEYTELYNEISDSTKDQENGARSMIILADKNHEKTRLELQKTRHRMFNLLLGGLFLCIVFLVILFYNRKLYRSKLELMKNSIKKASEVESSKKMALYNCKDSKHQENFIREKQLIKDLKELMDKEKLFLDPKINIQQLAEKLSSNRTYLSQAINNQLNSNFPHFINEYRIIEAIKLITSGYTANHTQDALAKQSGFANRTVFISAFKKYTGVLPSFFIANYKKENAKNMTLGKSEVE; encoded by the coding sequence GTGTTGAAAAAAGAATATGTTACATTTCGTATTTATGCAGCATTGTTTTTAACCGTTTTTTTAGTTACTGTAATTCAAAACGTTAGAGCAAAAGACCTACAAAACAATGATATTTTTGCCGAACTAAAGAATTTGGATAGGGAAGCTTTCAGGGAAAGCGTTGTTCGTTTGCAGGATTCGTTGTCACGCCTCAGCGATGTGAATAACAGGCGCTATTATTTAAACCAGCTTTTTGATATTACTGCCCAAAAAGATGAAATTGCCCATATTCGTTTATTGGTATGGAAAGCTACTGCATCTGATTCGGCGTATGCCTCTTTTTTTAATGAAGCCTATCGACTGGCGGAGAAATACAATCGTATTGATGATATGTGTTTGGTAGAATATACCAGAGGCCGGTTTTATATTGCCCGTAAACAATACGACATAGCCATGATGCATATTCTGCAGTATAGGGATTTAACACCGGAATCGGATAAAGGTGAAGGTTACCGGAATATTATTAATATGCTGGGCGATATTTATTATTATGCGGGTTTGAATAAAAAAGCGCAAGAGATTTATGAAGGATTGTACCAAATGTATATAGAAGAAGATACATGGGATTTTTACCGTCCTTATGTTATGATGAATAACCTTGGGCAGATTGCCCTGCGAACCGGGAACCCCGATGCGGCTCTAAACTGGTTTAAGAAATCTTTAGCTACAGCAGAAGCGCACTTACACACTTCTTATCGCAACAATACAATGGCCTACACAAAAATAAAAATGGCAGAAACTTTGCTCAAAACTAATAATCGGGGCAATGCAGAAAAACTTTTGGAAGAAGTAGCTGCCTCCCCGCAAGAAACGATTCAGGAAGATGTACGCCAAGAGTATTTGTATGTTAAGGCACAATTAGTATTAATGCAGCAAAAATTTGATGAAGCCCAAAAACTAGCAGAACTTTTAACTCCCGGCGACACCCTTCGTTTTGCTTCTTACCGGTTTATTCCCGAGGTATATAAACTGCAGGCAGAAATAAATTACCAGAAAGGCAATTACCAGAAAGCACTTGAATATACCGAGCTTTACAATGAAATTTCAGATTCAACTAAAGATCAGGAGAATGGTGCCCGGTCGATGATTATTCTCGCCGATAAAAACCATGAAAAAACACGCCTTGAACTTCAGAAAACAAGACATAGAATGTTTAATTTGCTTTTGGGGGGATTGTTTCTATGCATTGTTTTCCTGGTAATTCTTTTTTACAACAGGAAACTTTACCGATCAAAATTGGAGTTGATGAAAAACTCAATTAAAAAAGCATCGGAAGTTGAATCGTCAAAAAAAATGGCTTTATACAATTGTAAAGATTCGAAGCATCAGGAAAACTTTATTCGTGAAAAACAACTCATTAAAGATTTGAAGGAATTAATGGACAAGGAAAAATTGTTTCTGGATCCAAAAATCAATATTCAACAATTGGCAGAGAAACTTTCAAGCAACCGAACTTATCTTTCGCAGGCCATTAATAATCAATTGAATTCAAATTTTCCACATTTTATAAATGAATACCGAATCATCGAAGCCATTAAATTAATAACGTCAGGTTATACAGCCAATCACACTCAGGATGCCCTTGCCAAACAATCAGGTTTTGCAAACAGAACAGTATTTATTTCCGCGTTTAAAAAATATACCGGGGTTTTACCCTCATTTTTTATTGCAAACTATAAGAAAGAGAATGCAAAGAATATGACATTAGGCAAAAGTGAAGTTGAATAA